The Gordonia sp. KTR9 genome contains a region encoding:
- the rpsQ gene encoding 30S ribosomal protein S17, producing MSEDQKVTETQTEERARRKERIGYVVSDKMQKTIVVELEDRKSHKLYGKIIRTTSKVKAHDENGDAGVGDRVRIMETRPLSATKHWRLVEVLEKAK from the coding sequence ATGAGTGAGGACCAGAAGGTGACCGAAACCCAGACCGAGGAGCGCGCACGCCGCAAGGAGCGCATCGGCTACGTGGTCAGCGACAAGATGCAGAAGACCATCGTGGTCGAGCTGGAAGATCGTAAGAGCCACAAGCTCTACGGCAAGATCATCCGGACCACGAGCAAGGTCAAGGCCCACGACGAGAACGGCGATGCCGGCGTCGGCGACCGTGTGCGGATCATGGAGACCCGCCCGCTGTCGGCGACCAAGCACTGGCGTCTCGTCGAGGTGCTGGAGAAGGCCAAGTAG
- the rpmC gene encoding 50S ribosomal protein L29 gives MALGVAANELRELNDADLVDRLKESKEELFNLRFQMATGQLDNNRRLRTVRREIARIYTVMRERELGLASGPDGDDA, from the coding sequence ATGGCACTCGGAGTTGCTGCGAACGAGCTTCGTGAGCTCAACGACGCTGATCTGGTCGATCGCCTGAAAGAGTCGAAGGAAGAACTGTTCAACCTTCGGTTCCAGATGGCCACCGGCCAGCTCGACAACAACCGTCGCCTGCGGACCGTGCGTCGCGAGATCGCGCGCATCTACACCGTGATGCGTGAGCGGGAGCTGGGCCTGGCGTCCGGACCGGATGGTGATGACGCATGA
- the rplP gene encoding 50S ribosomal protein L16, giving the protein MLIPRRVKHRKQHHPSLKGQAKGGTKVTFGDYGIQALEGAYITNRQIESARIAINRHIKRGGKVWINIFPDRPLTKKPAETRMGSGKGSPEWWVAPVKPGRVLFEMTYPNEEIAREALRRAQHKLPIKTRIVTREEQF; this is encoded by the coding sequence ATGTTGATCCCCCGTCGGGTCAAGCACCGCAAGCAGCACCACCCCAGCCTCAAGGGGCAGGCCAAGGGCGGCACCAAGGTGACGTTCGGCGATTACGGCATCCAGGCTCTGGAAGGCGCGTACATCACCAACCGTCAGATCGAGTCCGCTCGTATCGCGATCAACCGGCACATCAAGCGTGGCGGCAAGGTCTGGATCAACATCTTCCCGGACCGCCCGCTGACCAAGAAGCCGGCCGAAACCCGCATGGGTTCGGGTAAGGGTTCGCCCGAGTGGTGGGTCGCCCCGGTCAAGCCGGGTCGCGTGCTGTTCGAGATGACCTACCCGAATGAGGAGATCGCTCGCGAGGCCCTGCGTCGCGCGCAGCACAAGCTCCCCATCAAGACCAGGATCGTGACCAGAGAGGAGCAGTTCTGA
- the rpsC gene encoding 30S ribosomal protein S3 → MGQKINPHGFRLGITTDWKSRWYADKQYADYVKEDVAIRKLLSTGLERAGIAKVEIERTRDRVRVDIHTARPGIVIGRRGAEADRIRGDLEKLTGKQVQLNILEVKNAESEAQLVAQGVAEQLSNRVAFRRAMRKAIQSAMRQPNVKGIRVQCSGRLGGAEMSRSEFYREGRVPLHTLRADIDYGLYEAKTTFGRIGVKVWIYKGDIVGGRRELAAAAPAAEDRRPRRPSRPRRSGASGTTATSTDAARAAEAAPAEATAGAAEKQEG, encoded by the coding sequence GTGGGCCAGAAAATCAACCCGCACGGCTTCCGTCTGGGCATCACCACCGACTGGAAGTCGCGGTGGTACGCCGACAAGCAGTACGCGGACTACGTCAAAGAGGATGTCGCCATCCGCAAGCTCCTCTCCACGGGGCTCGAGCGGGCCGGCATCGCGAAGGTGGAGATCGAGCGCACCCGTGACCGGGTTCGCGTCGACATCCACACCGCGCGTCCGGGCATCGTCATCGGTCGCCGTGGCGCCGAGGCCGATCGCATCCGCGGCGACCTGGAGAAGCTGACCGGCAAGCAGGTCCAGCTGAACATCCTCGAGGTCAAGAACGCCGAGTCCGAGGCCCAGCTGGTGGCCCAGGGCGTCGCCGAGCAGCTGAGCAACCGTGTGGCGTTCCGCCGCGCGATGCGCAAGGCGATCCAGTCGGCGATGCGTCAGCCGAACGTGAAGGGCATCCGGGTCCAGTGCTCGGGTCGTCTGGGCGGCGCAGAGATGAGCCGCAGTGAGTTCTACCGCGAGGGTCGCGTGCCGCTGCACACGCTGCGCGCCGACATCGACTACGGACTCTACGAAGCCAAGACCACCTTCGGCCGGATCGGCGTGAAGGTGTGGATCTACAAGGGCGACATCGTCGGTGGACGTCGTGAGCTGGCCGCGGCCGCTCCGGCGGCCGAGGATCGCCGTCCGCGCCGGCCCAGCCGGCCCCGGCGTAGCGGTGCCTCGGGCACCACTGCGACGAGCACCGACGCCGCTCGCGCGGCCGAGGCCGCTCCCGCCGAGGCCACCGCTGGTGCGGCTGAGAAGCAGGAGGGCTAG
- the rplV gene encoding 50S ribosomal protein L22, which translates to MTTQTDNPTAKATAKFVRVTPMKARRVLDLVRGKNVDEALDILRFAPQSASEPVYKVLASAVANAENNLDLDRRTLVVATAFADEGPTLKRFQPRAQGRAFRIRKRTSHITVVVESLPEKAAGGRGRSRQPKKKGA; encoded by the coding sequence ATGACTACGCAGACCGATAATCCGACAGCAAAGGCGACCGCCAAGTTCGTGCGCGTCACGCCGATGAAGGCTCGTCGTGTCCTGGACCTGGTCCGCGGCAAGAACGTGGACGAGGCCCTCGACATCCTGCGGTTCGCCCCGCAGTCGGCGTCCGAGCCCGTGTACAAGGTCCTGGCAAGTGCCGTCGCCAACGCGGAGAACAACCTGGATCTGGATCGCCGGACCCTGGTCGTCGCCACCGCGTTCGCCGATGAGGGTCCGACCCTCAAGCGCTTCCAGCCGCGCGCACAGGGTCGCGCGTTCCGTATCCGCAAGCGCACCAGCCACATCACCGTGGTCGTGGAGAGCTTGCCGGAGAAGGCAGCCGGCGGCCGTGGCCGTTCGCGTCAGCCGAAGAAGAAGGGAGCCTAG
- the rpsS gene encoding 30S ribosomal protein S19, which produces MPRSLKKGPFVDDHLLKKVDVQNEKGTKQVIKTWSRRSTIIPDFIGHTFAVHDGRKHVPVFISDSMVGHKLGEFAPTRTFKGHIKDDRKAKRR; this is translated from the coding sequence ATGCCACGCAGCCTCAAGAAGGGCCCGTTCGTCGACGACCACCTCCTGAAGAAGGTGGATGTCCAGAACGAGAAGGGCACCAAGCAGGTCATCAAGACCTGGTCCCGTCGTTCGACCATCATTCCCGACTTCATCGGTCACACCTTTGCCGTCCACGACGGACGCAAGCACGTGCCGGTGTTCATCTCGGATTCGATGGTCGGGCACAAGCTGGGCGAGTTCGCCCCCACCCGTACCTTCAAGGGTCACATCAAGGATGACCGGAAAGCGAAGCGCCGGTAA
- the rplB gene encoding 50S ribosomal protein L2 — protein sequence MAIRKYKPTTPGRRGASGSDFAEVTRDHPEKSLVRPLHGRGGRNAHGRITTRHKGGGHKRAYRLIDFRRNDKDGINAKVAHIEYDPNRTARIALLHYVDGEKRYIIAPKGLKQGDVVESGSTADIKPGNNLPLRNIPTGTQVHAVELRPGGGAKMARSAGSSIQLLGKEGSYATLRMPSGEIRRVDVRCRATVGEVGNAEQSNINWGKAGRMRWKGKRPTVRGVVMNPVDHPHGGGEGKTSGGRHPVSPWGKPEGRTRKNKASDKLIVRRRRTGKNKR from the coding sequence ATGGCTATTCGTAAGTACAAGCCGACGACCCCGGGTCGTCGTGGGGCCAGCGGCTCCGACTTCGCCGAGGTCACCCGTGACCACCCGGAGAAGTCGCTGGTGCGTCCGCTGCACGGGCGTGGTGGCCGAAACGCTCACGGCCGCATCACCACTCGTCACAAGGGTGGCGGCCACAAGCGTGCCTACCGTCTGATCGACTTCCGTCGTAACGACAAGGACGGCATCAACGCCAAGGTCGCTCACATCGAGTACGACCCGAACCGCACCGCGCGGATCGCGTTGCTGCACTACGTCGACGGCGAGAAGCGCTACATCATCGCGCCCAAGGGCCTGAAGCAGGGCGACGTCGTCGAGAGCGGCTCGACCGCCGACATCAAGCCCGGCAACAACCTGCCGCTGCGCAACATCCCGACCGGTACCCAGGTCCACGCCGTGGAGCTGCGCCCGGGCGGCGGCGCGAAGATGGCCCGCAGTGCGGGTTCGTCGATCCAGCTGCTGGGCAAGGAAGGCAGCTACGCCACCCTGCGTATGCCCTCCGGCGAGATCCGTCGCGTCGACGTGCGCTGCCGCGCCACCGTCGGCGAGGTGGGCAACGCCGAGCAGAGCAACATCAACTGGGGCAAGGCCGGCCGTATGCGCTGGAAGGGCAAGCGCCCGACCGTCCGCGGTGTCGTGATGAACCCCGTCGACCACCCGCACGGTGGTGGTGAGGGCAAGACCTCCGGTGGTCGCCACCCGGTCAGCCCGTGGGGTAAGCCCGAGGGCCGCACCCGCAAGAACAAGGCCAGCGACAAGCTGATCGTCCGTCGCCGTCGTACCGGCAAGAACAAGCGATAA
- the rplW gene encoding 50S ribosomal protein L23 has translation MSTIADPRDIILAPVISEKSYGLMEDNVYTFLVHPESNKTEIKIAIEKIFGVSVASVNTANRQGKRKRTRSGYGQRKSTKRAIVSLTADSKPIEIFGGSVS, from the coding sequence ATGTCGACCATTGCCGACCCGCGCGACATCATCCTGGCGCCCGTGATCTCGGAGAAGTCCTACGGGCTCATGGAGGACAACGTGTACACCTTCCTGGTGCACCCGGAGTCCAACAAGACCGAGATCAAGATCGCGATCGAGAAGATCTTCGGCGTCAGTGTTGCCAGCGTCAACACCGCGAACCGACAGGGCAAGCGCAAGCGGACCCGCTCCGGCTACGGCCAGCGCAAGTCCACCAAGCGCGCCATCGTGTCGCTGACCGCAGACAGCAAGCCCATCGAGATCTTCGGGGGCTCGGTCAGCTGA
- the rplD gene encoding 50S ribosomal protein L4, with the protein MSTETATKLTLDVKTADGKTNGTVDLPAALFDAPANIALMHQVVVAQQAAARQGTHSTKTRGEVRGGGAKPYRQKGTGRARQGSNRAPQFTGGGTVHGPQPRDYSQRTPKKMKAAALRGALSDRARNERIHVITELVSGQQPSTKSARQFLESLSDRRKFLVVLGREDLTAWLSVANLQNVLPIAPDQLNTYDVLDSDEVVFSVETLNAFIEQNTADAKAAVEKTAEEA; encoded by the coding sequence ACGTCAAGACCGCCGACGGCAAGACCAACGGAACCGTTGACCTGCCCGCCGCACTCTTCGACGCCCCGGCCAACATCGCGCTGATGCACCAGGTCGTCGTGGCCCAGCAGGCCGCGGCACGCCAGGGCACGCACTCCACCAAGACCCGCGGCGAGGTCCGCGGCGGTGGCGCCAAGCCGTACCGCCAGAAGGGCACCGGCCGTGCGCGTCAGGGCTCGAACCGCGCGCCGCAGTTCACCGGTGGTGGCACCGTCCACGGCCCGCAGCCGCGCGACTACAGCCAGCGCACACCGAAGAAGATGAAGGCGGCCGCCCTGCGCGGTGCGCTGAGCGACCGCGCTCGCAACGAGCGCATCCACGTGATCACCGAACTGGTCTCGGGGCAGCAGCCCTCGACCAAGTCGGCGCGCCAGTTCCTGGAGAGCCTCTCCGATCGTCGCAAGTTCCTGGTCGTCCTCGGCCGCGAGGACCTGACGGCGTGGCTGAGCGTGGCGAACCTGCAGAACGTGCTGCCGATCGCGCCGGATCAGCTCAACACCTACGACGTCCTCGACTCGGACGAGGTGGTGTTCAGCGTCGAGACGCTCAATGCCTTCATCGAGCAGAACACGGCGGATGCCAAGGCTGCCGTCGAGAAGACAGCAGAGGAGGCCTGA